One Nocardia farcinica genomic region harbors:
- a CDS encoding DUF1684 domain-containing protein, which translates to MTTSTATGFETDWAHWHRAREDQLRDPLGFLSLTALHWLSDRPEHFDGLPGTWWVTDDKVFITAQPGDRLIAEGSDIAGVRILTPVEGGPGVPVRHERRILEVIRRTGRHAVRVHDPAAPALARFTGVPAYAPDPRWVLPGRFTAFAAPRTVTTGAVIDGLEHQHQAVGVVEFAVGAVTEQVVVFRTGADLRILFTDATSGVTTYPAARSLTLPAPDAEGAVVLDFNRAVNLPCAFTDFATCPVAPEQNRLRVAIEAGEQDPRLGGAPR; encoded by the coding sequence ATGACCACAAGCACCGCGACCGGTTTCGAGACCGACTGGGCGCACTGGCACCGTGCCCGCGAAGACCAGCTGCGCGACCCGCTCGGCTTCCTGAGCCTGACCGCCCTGCACTGGCTGTCCGATCGCCCCGAGCACTTCGACGGTCTGCCCGGCACCTGGTGGGTCACCGACGACAAGGTGTTCATCACCGCGCAACCGGGCGACCGGCTGATCGCCGAGGGCAGCGACATCGCGGGAGTGCGGATCCTGACGCCCGTCGAGGGCGGACCCGGCGTACCGGTGCGCCACGAGCGCCGCATCCTCGAGGTCATCCGCCGCACCGGCCGCCACGCCGTGCGGGTGCACGATCCGGCCGCGCCCGCGCTGGCGCGGTTCACCGGCGTCCCGGCCTATGCGCCCGACCCGCGCTGGGTGCTGCCCGGACGCTTCACCGCCTTCGCCGCGCCACGGACGGTCACCACCGGCGCGGTCATCGACGGGCTCGAACACCAGCACCAGGCCGTCGGCGTGGTGGAGTTCGCCGTGGGCGCGGTGACCGAACAGGTCGTCGTCTTCCGCACCGGCGCCGATCTGCGCATCCTGTTCACCGACGCGACCAGCGGCGTGACCACCTATCCGGCGGCGCGGTCGCTGACGCTGCCCGCCCCCGACGCCGAGGGCGCGGTCGTGCTCGACTTCAACCGGGCGGTGAACCTGCCGTGCGCCTTCACCGATTTCGCGACCTGCCCGGTGGCGCCGGAACAGAACCGGCTGCGGGTGGCGATCGAAGCGGGCGAACAGGATCCGCGGCTGGGCGGGGCGCCGCGATGA
- a CDS encoding LLM class flavin-dependent oxidoreductase, producing MTVPLSVLDLAPVSAGSSPRQALRNTVELARKAEEWGYHRYWLAEHHFVAVASASPITLIALVAAATSRIRVGSGAVQLGHHTSASIVEGFGTVDALHPGRLDLGIGRSGHRRAQFGAEAGAPEGAHPVDDAATGRTTVRDGVVVPPAFDPRGLGDRRRYLAGLAALHLPGAEPLDFAAQIAEIRALLDGTYVSADGVPLHAVPGEGARVQLWLFGSSGGESAELAGRLGLPFAAAYHTAPGTALEAVAAYRAAFRPSVQLAEPYVVVSADVVVAEDDATARHLASTYGHWVHSIRAGGGAAEILDPDTAAPLTPDQRRLVEDRLATQFVGSPATVVERLGALQRATGANELLVTSVTHDHAARLASHRLLAEAWGLPPAARDGHARTGAAVTP from the coding sequence ATGACCGTGCCGCTGTCGGTTCTCGACCTCGCTCCGGTGAGCGCGGGCTCCTCCCCGCGTCAGGCGTTGCGCAACACCGTCGAGTTGGCGCGCAAGGCCGAGGAGTGGGGTTATCACCGGTACTGGCTGGCCGAACACCATTTCGTCGCCGTGGCCAGCGCCAGCCCGATCACGCTGATCGCGCTGGTGGCCGCGGCCACCTCCCGCATCCGGGTGGGATCGGGAGCGGTGCAGCTGGGACACCACACCTCGGCGTCGATCGTGGAGGGCTTCGGCACCGTCGACGCGCTGCACCCGGGGCGGCTGGACCTGGGCATCGGCCGGTCCGGGCACCGGCGCGCCCAATTCGGCGCGGAGGCGGGCGCGCCCGAGGGCGCGCACCCGGTCGACGACGCCGCCACCGGCCGCACCACGGTCCGCGACGGCGTGGTGGTGCCGCCGGCCTTCGATCCACGCGGGCTCGGCGACCGCCGCCGCTACCTGGCCGGGCTGGCCGCCCTGCACCTGCCCGGCGCCGAACCGCTCGATTTCGCCGCGCAGATCGCCGAGATCCGGGCGTTGCTGGACGGCACCTACGTCAGCGCCGACGGTGTGCCGCTGCACGCGGTGCCCGGCGAGGGCGCGCGGGTGCAACTGTGGCTGTTCGGCAGCAGCGGTGGCGAGAGCGCGGAACTCGCGGGCAGGCTCGGCCTGCCGTTCGCGGCGGCCTACCACACCGCACCCGGCACGGCGCTGGAGGCGGTGGCCGCCTATCGGGCCGCCTTCCGCCCGTCGGTGCAGCTGGCCGAGCCGTACGTGGTGGTCTCGGCCGATGTCGTGGTCGCCGAGGACGACGCCACCGCCCGGCATCTGGCCTCGACGTACGGCCACTGGGTGCACAGCATCCGCGCGGGCGGCGGCGCGGCCGAGATCCTCGATCCCGACACCGCCGCGCCGCTCACGCCCGATCAGCGCAGGCTGGTCGAGGACCGGCTGGCCACCCAGTTCGTCGGCAGCCCGGCCACGGTGGTGGAACGGCTCGGCGCGTTGCAGCGGGCCACCGGCGCGAACGAACTGCTCGTCACCAGCGTCACCCACGACCACGCCGCCCGCCTGGCCTCGCACCGGCTGCTCGCCGAGGCGTGGGGACTACCACCCGCCGCCCGCGACGGTCACGCCCGGACGGGGGCGGCGGTGACTCCGTAG
- a CDS encoding methylenetetrahydrofolate reductase translates to MTFDPAPPHAAGTPSVVQSLRAHAGRSVPFSVEFNPPRDAAGEARLWRAVREFERMHPAFVSMTYGAGGSTKDRTVRVTGQLAQETTLLPVAHLTAVGHSVAELRSLVGAYADSGIRNILVLRGDPPGDPLGEWHKHPEGVEYAEELVRIVRDLGDFHVGVASFPQGHHRSPDLATDTAFLAAKLRAGAEYSITQMFFEVEHYLRLRDRLAALDPAEGAKPIIPELMPITSLRTVTRAEELCGRPLPAAVLDRLRRAAGDGPEEDRAAVREVGIEIATEMAQRLIDEGAPCLHFITLNFAKATSEVLTNLGYGVTAAPVRA, encoded by the coding sequence GTGACTTTCGATCCCGCGCCGCCGCACGCCGCAGGCACCCCCTCGGTGGTGCAGAGCTTGCGCGCCCACGCCGGCCGGTCGGTGCCGTTCTCCGTCGAGTTCAACCCCCCGCGCGACGCGGCAGGCGAGGCCAGGCTCTGGCGCGCGGTGCGCGAGTTCGAGCGGATGCACCCGGCGTTCGTCTCGATGACCTACGGCGCGGGCGGCTCCACCAAGGATCGCACCGTGCGGGTCACCGGCCAGCTGGCGCAGGAGACCACCCTGCTGCCGGTGGCCCACCTGACCGCCGTCGGGCACAGCGTGGCCGAGCTGCGCTCGCTGGTCGGCGCCTACGCCGACTCCGGGATCCGCAACATCCTGGTGCTGCGCGGCGACCCGCCGGGCGACCCGCTGGGCGAATGGCACAAGCACCCCGAGGGCGTGGAGTACGCCGAGGAACTGGTGCGGATCGTGCGTGACCTCGGCGATTTCCACGTCGGCGTCGCCTCGTTCCCCCAGGGGCACCACCGATCGCCGGACCTGGCCACCGACACCGCTTTCCTGGCCGCGAAACTGCGTGCGGGCGCGGAATATTCGATCACCCAGATGTTCTTCGAGGTCGAGCACTACCTGCGGCTGCGCGACCGGTTGGCGGCGCTCGACCCGGCCGAGGGCGCCAAACCGATCATCCCCGAGCTGATGCCGATCACCTCGCTGCGCACCGTCACCCGCGCCGAGGAGCTGTGCGGGCGCCCGCTGCCCGCCGCCGTGCTGGACCGGCTGCGGCGCGCCGCGGGCGACGGCCCGGAGGAGGATCGCGCCGCGGTGCGTGAGGTCGGCATCGAGATCGCCACCGAGATGGCGCAGCGGCTCATCGACGAGGGCGCGCCCTGCCTGCACTTCATCACCCTGAACTTCGCCAAGGCGACCAGCGAGGTCCTCACCAACCTCGGCTACGGAGTCACCGCCGCCCCCGTCCGGGCGTGA
- a CDS encoding polyprenyl synthetase family protein, with product MEVPLSAGPGTPTRTPVAGAPAPTLGSAEFVASVQAVLSDFFTSRRPAVRALGPVFEEAADALEAFVLRGGKRTRPAFAWTGWLGAGGSPTAPEADAVLTACAALELVQACALVHDDIIDSSRTRRRFPTVHVDFEQRHRERGWTGDPAHFGVSVAILIGDLALAWADDMVHASGLDAAAIGRFAPVWALMRTEVLGGQLLDINGEAGRDDSVEAALRINRYKTAAYTVERPLHLGAAIADADTELVAAYRTFGTDIGVAFQLRDDLLGVFGDPEVTGKPSGDDLREGKRTVLLAEALRRADATDPAAASLLRTSIGTDLAAEEVERLRAVLIDLGAVDDVERRIADLTDRGLAALETSSAAPAAKQTLRGMALAATRRTA from the coding sequence CTGGAGGTTCCCCTGTCCGCCGGACCCGGTACTCCGACACGAACCCCGGTCGCCGGGGCGCCCGCGCCGACCCTGGGGTCCGCGGAATTCGTCGCCTCCGTGCAGGCGGTGCTGAGCGACTTCTTCACCAGCCGCCGTCCCGCGGTCCGCGCACTCGGCCCGGTGTTCGAGGAGGCCGCCGACGCGCTGGAGGCGTTCGTGCTGCGCGGCGGCAAGCGCACCCGGCCCGCGTTCGCGTGGACGGGGTGGCTCGGTGCGGGTGGCAGCCCGACGGCTCCCGAGGCGGACGCGGTGCTCACCGCCTGTGCCGCGCTCGAACTCGTGCAGGCCTGCGCGCTGGTGCACGACGACATCATCGATTCCTCGCGCACCCGCCGCCGCTTCCCGACCGTGCACGTCGACTTCGAGCAGCGCCACCGCGAGCGCGGCTGGACCGGCGACCCCGCGCACTTCGGCGTCAGCGTCGCCATCCTGATCGGCGATCTCGCGTTGGCCTGGGCCGACGACATGGTGCACGCCTCGGGCCTCGACGCGGCCGCGATCGGCCGCTTCGCCCCGGTCTGGGCGCTGATGCGCACCGAGGTGCTCGGCGGGCAGCTGCTCGACATCAACGGCGAGGCGGGCCGCGACGATTCGGTGGAGGCCGCGCTGCGGATCAACCGCTACAAGACCGCCGCCTACACCGTCGAACGGCCGCTGCACCTGGGTGCCGCGATCGCCGACGCCGACACCGAGCTGGTCGCGGCCTACCGGACCTTCGGCACCGACATCGGCGTCGCCTTCCAGCTGCGCGACGACCTGCTCGGGGTGTTCGGGGATCCCGAGGTCACCGGCAAGCCCTCCGGTGACGACCTGCGCGAGGGCAAGCGCACCGTGTTGCTCGCCGAGGCGCTGCGCCGCGCCGACGCCACCGATCCCGCCGCGGCATCCTTGCTGCGGACCAGCATCGGCACCGATCTGGCTGCCGAGGAAGTGGAACGCTTACGCGCCGTGCTCATCGATCTCGGCGCCGTCGACGATGTGGAACGCCGCATCGCCGATCTCACCGACCGCGGCCTTGCCGCATTGGAAACCAGTTCGGCCGCGCCCGCCGCGAAGCAGACCCTGCGCGGGATGGCGTTGGCCGCTACCAGGAGGACCGCATGA